One Clarias gariepinus isolate MV-2021 ecotype Netherlands chromosome 5, CGAR_prim_01v2, whole genome shotgun sequence genomic region harbors:
- the hsd3b1 gene encoding hydroxy-delta-5-steroid dehydrogenase, 3 beta- and steroid delta-isomerase 1, with product MSLTGEVCVVTGACGFLGGKLVKLLLEEENLAEIRLLDQCIRPELIESLEDCQGETKLSTFEGDIRDSELLKKVCKGASVMFHTASLIDVTGVITYSELYEVNVKGTKLLLEACIQENVASFIYTSSIEVAGPNHRGDPVINGHEDTVYYSYLKFSYSQTKKEAEQLCLSAQGEILPNGGRLATCALRPMYIYGEGCRFTLGHMRDGIQNGDVLLRNSRHDAKVNPVYVGNVTLAHLQAARALREPQTRAVVGGNFYYISDDTPPVSYSDFNHAVLAPLGFGIQERPFLPFPILYLICFLMEAMQVILRPFLHFTPPLNRQLLIMLNTPFTFSYQKAHRDLGYTPRFNWEEARKRTTDWLASVLPRERQKVNLK from the exons ATGTCATTGacaggagaggtgtgtgtggtAACAGGAGCATGTGGCTTTCTTGGAGGAAAGCTTGTTAAGCTTCTACTGGAAGAGGAGAATCTTGCAGAGATTCGACTGTTAGACCAATGTATTCGACCTGAACTCATAGAGTCACTAGAAG ATTGCCAAGGTGAGACAAAACTAAGTACGTTTGAAGGTGACATAAGGGACAGTGAGCTGCTGAAGAAAGTGTGTAAAGGAGCATCTGTAATGTTCCACACTGCCTCTCTCATTGATGTCACTGGAGTTATTACCTACAGTGAACTGTATGAGGTAAATGTGAAAG GTACCAAATTGCTTCTAGAGGCTTGTATCCAGGAGAATGTTGCTTCCTTCATATACACCAGCAGCATTGAGGTTGCAGGTCCAAATCATCGTGGTGACCCTGTTATCAATGGCCATGAGGACACTGTGTACTACTCTTACTTGAAGTTTTCCTACAGCCAGACCAAAAAGGAAGCTGAACAGCTTTGCCTTAGTGCCCAAGGTGAAATACTTCCAAATGGCGGGCGTCTGGCTACCTGTGCTCTTCGGCCAATGTACATATATGGAGAAGGTTGCCGGTTTACTTTAGGCCATATGAGAGACGGAATCCAAAATGGCGATGTGTTACTAAGGAATTCACGACATGATGCTAAAGTCAATCCTGTGTACGTGGGAAATGTGACACTTGCACATCTGCAGGCTGCACGAGCTCTGAGGGAACCACAGACGAGAGCTGTGGTTGGTGGAAATTTTTATTACATCTCTGATGATACTCCACCTGTCAGCTATTCTGACTTTAACCATGCTGTTCTGGCACCACTTGGGTTTGGCATACAAGAAAGACCCTTCCTACCTTTCCCCATTCTGTACCTCATCTGCTTCCTCATGGAGGCTATGCAAGTCATTCTCCGTCCATTTCTACACTTTACCCCACCACTGAATAGGCAGCTTTTGATAATGCTTAACACACCTTTTACCTTCTCTTACCAAAAGGCACACAGAGATCTGGGATACACCCCTCGTTTTAACTGGGAAGAGGCACGTAAACGGACTACTGACTGGCTAGCATCTGTCTTGCccagagaaagacaaaaagtcAATTTGAAATAA
- the si:rp71-68n21.9 gene encoding kelch-like protein 9, with amino-acid sequence MGNSGEEGKLHRKLSRIGSRSQREAARPPPQAERPPAAAPPRQPEPAPKPPEASAKPLEAAPKQQVVSPKPADIPAKPSLPPKPHIQVFNSTDHGNAILRGLDNFRSDETLCDVTLVPGDSTETFPVHRVIMASASDYFKAMFTGGMKEQDLAEIKLHGVSTSGLKNIIQFIYTSQLSLNLSTLQDTLEAASFLQVLPVLNFCNQLLSSEVTIENCTEVERIANDLLLEDVQTHIYNFVCQNFSSLVQSDRFLQLTEASMAHALSSDSLKGFSEMELYRTARAWLAHKPSERRPAAYSLMRHIRFPLMSPAELLQISQEDQIDDSSNGKDGKEPFMRSDTACVNLLLEASNYQMMPFLQPSLQTERTRIRSDTTHLLALGGVMRQQLVVSRELRLYDEEGEGTWRALQPMEVPRYQHGVALLGGFLYIVGGQSTYDTKGKTAVDSAYRYDPRFDRWLQVASLNEKRTFFHLSALKGNIYAAGGRNATGEIDTVECYNLSKNEWTFVAPMSEPHYGHAGTVHGGLMYVSGGITRDAFQKELSCYDPDTDSWSRRADMMELRGLHCMCTVEDRLYVMGGNHFRGTNDYDDVLSCEYYTPTTDQWTVVAPMPRGQSDVGVAVFKGRIYVVGGYSWNSRCMVDIVQCYDPEKDGWERVFNVLEPLGGIRACTMTVHRPSGSVDEVQLQECPLQTTKS; translated from the exons ATGGG aAATAGTGGAGAGGAAGGAAAACTGCACCGAAAACTGTCTCGCATAGGGAGCAGGAGTCAAAGAGAAGCAGCAAGACCTCCCCCTCAAGCGGAGAGGCCTCCTGCCGCCGCACCACCCAGACAACCTGAACCTGCTCCAAAACCTCCGGAGGCATCTGCAAAACCTTTAGAGGCTGCTCCCAAACAGCAAGTGGTCTCACCAAAGCCCGctgacattcccgcaaagcctAGTCTTCCTCCCAAACCTCACATACAGGTGTTCAACAGCACAGATCATGGAAATGCCATACTCAGG GGTCTGGATAATTTTCGCTCTGATGAAACCTTGTGTGATGTCACTCTGGTGCCTGGTGATAGCACTGAAACCTTTCCGGTTCACAGAGTGATCATGGCTTCAGCCAGTGACTACTTCAAGGCTATGTTCACAG GTGGAATGAAAGAACAGGACCTGGCAGAAATTAAACTACATGGAGTGAGCACCTCAGGCCTGAAAAACAtaattcagtttatttatacCTCTCAGTTAAGTCTGAACTTAAGCACCCTCCAGGATACTCTAGAGGCTGCCAGCTTTCTCCAGGTGCTTCCAGTTCTCAATTTCTGCAATCAGCTACTTAGCAGTGAG GTCACCATAGAAAACTGCACAGAAGTTGAGCGCATTGCTAACGATCTTCTCCTGGAGGATGTCCAGACCCACATATACAACTTTGTCTGTCAGAACTTCTCATCTCTAGTGCAGAGTGACCGATTTCTGCAGCTTACCGAAGCCAGCATGGCACATGCCCTCTCGAGCGATTCACTTAAAGGATTCTCAGAAATGGAGCTCTATCGCACAGCCCGTGCTTGGCTGGCACATAAACCAAGTGAACGCCGGCCTGCAGCCTACTCCTTGATGCGTCACATTCGCTTTCCCCTAATGAGCCCTGCTGAACTCTTACAGATATCTCAGGAGGACCAGATTGATGATTCAAGTAATGGAAAGGATGGCAAGGAACCATTCATGCGCTCTGACACAGCTTGCGTGAACCTACTCTTGGAGGCCAGCAACTACCAGATGATGCCATTCCTTCAGCCATCACTCCAAACTGAAAGGACTCGCATTCGATCAGACACAACACACCTTCTGGCACTGGGTGGGGTGATGAGGCAGCAGCTGGTGGTGAGCAGGGAGCTTAGACTGTATGATGAGGAAGGAGAAGGCACCTGGAGGGCCCTCCAGCCAATGGAAGTGCCTCGCTACCAGCATGGAGTGGCTCTTTTAGGTGGCTTCCTTTACATTGTTGGAGGGCAGAGCACTTATGACACAAAGGGTAAGACAGCAGTGGACAGCGCATATAGGTACGACCCTCGTTTTGACCGTTGGCTGCAGGTGGCCTCCTTGAATGAGAAGCGGACATTCTTCCATCTCAGCGCCCTAAAAGGGAACATCTATGCTGCTGGAGGGAGAAACGCCACTGGCGAGATTG ACACAGTGGAGTGTTATAACCTGAGCAAGAATGAGTGGACCTTTGTTGCACCCATGAGTGAGCCCCATTATGGCCATGCTGGTACCGTACATGGAGGACTGATGTATGTGTCAG GGGGAATAACAAGAGATGCTTTCCAGAAAGAGTTGTCTTGTTATGACCCAGACACCGACTCGTGGAGTCGTCGTGCAGACATGATGGAGCTGCGTGGACTCCACTGCATGTGCACTGTGGAAGACCGACTCTATGTGATGGGTGGAAATCACTTCCGTGGAACAAATGACTATGATGATGTCCTCAGTTGTGAATACTACACCCCTACAACTGACCAATGGACAGTGGTGGCCCCGATGCCCCGAGGTCAGAGTGATGTTGGCGTGGCCGTGTTTAAAGGCAGGATTTATGTTGTCGGAGGCTACTCTTGGAACAGCCGTTGTATGGTCGACATTGTGCAGTGTTATGACCCTGAAAAGGATGGGTGGGAAAGGGTTTTTAATGTGCTCGAGCCTTTGGGAGGTATACGTGCTTGTACCATGACTGTACATCGTCCAAGTGGGTCTGTAGATGAAGTGCAGTTACAGGAATGTCCTCTTCAAACAACTAAAAGCTGA
- the hao2 gene encoding hydroxyacid oxidase 2 translates to MNIIPKVCLTDFEEYAKQHLSKSIWDYYAAGADECCTRDDNLQAYKRIRLRPRILRDVSVSDTRTTILGTEISFPVGIAPTAFHCLAWHEGELATARATEAVNTCYISSTYSTCSVEEICAAAPNGYRWFQLYVYRDRKLSEQLVHRVEALGYKALVLTVDVPYTGKRRDDIRNQFKLPPHLKVKNFDGMFQDTAEPEEYGVPSNTLDPSISWKDIHWLQSLTRLPIIIKGILTKEDAELAVEHGVQGIIVSNHGGRQLDGGPATIDCLSEIVDTVQGRIEVYMDGGIRTGSDVLKALALGAKCVFIGRPAIWGLACKGEEGVKEVLQILNEEFRLSMALSGCRNVAEINRNLIHVSKL, encoded by the exons ATGAACATTATTCCTAAGGTTTGTCTGACGGATTTCGAGGAGTATGCCAAACAGCATCTCTCCAAATCTATCTGGGATTATTATGCAGCTGGAGCAGATGAATGCTGCACCAGAGATGACAACCTACAGGCCTACAAAAG GATCCGTTTAAGGCCACGGATCTTGCGGGACGTGTCAGTGAGTGACACGCGAACAACCATTTTAGGCACGGAGATCAGCTTTCCAGTAGGCATTGCACCCACTGCTTTCCACTGTCTGGCCTGGCACGAGGGAGAGCTAGCCACTGCCAGGG CCACAGAAgctgtgaacacctgttacatTTCCAGCACGTACTCCACATGCTCGGTGGAGGAGATCTGTGCAGCGGCTCCGAATGGCTACCGCTGGTTCCAGCTCTATGTGTACCGTGACCGCAAACTATCAGAGCAGCTCGTGCATAGGGTGGAGGCACTTGGCTACAAGGCCTTGGTGCTCACAGTCGACGTGCCGTACACTGGGAAACGTCGTGATGATATTCGGAACCAGTTTAAGCTCCCCCCTCACCTGAAAGTAAAGAACTTTGATGGCATGTTTCAG GACACTGCAGAGCCTGAAGAGTATGGTGTTCCATCTAACACGTTGGACCCATCCATAAGCTGGAAAGACATACACTGGCTGCAGTCTCTCACCCGCCTGccaattattattaaaggtaTCCTGACTAAAGAGGATGCAGAGTTGGCTGTGGAGCATGGTGTTCAAGGGATCATTGTATCCAACCACGGAGGCCGACAGCTGGATGGGGGACCAGCCACT ATTGACTGTTTGTCTGAGATAGTAGATACGGTGCAAGGCCGGATCGAGGTGTACATGGATGGAGGGATACGTACAGGCAGTGACGTGCTGAAGGCCTTGGCTTTGGGGGccaagtgtgtgtttattggaAGACCAGCAATCTGGGGCCTTGCTTGCAAG GGTGAAGAAGGTGTGAAGGAAGTTCTGCAAATTCTAAATGAAGAGTTCCGTCTATCCATGGCCTTATCCG GTTGCAGGAATGTGGCTGAGATCAACAGGAACCTCATTCATGTTTCTAAACTCTGA